The DNA sequence CTTTTTGCAGCTTTAATACTTCATGCAGCCCTGAATCAGGTGATTTTGCAATTTCAACCTCCCAATAAACCAGTTTTTTGTATATGTCTATCCAATCCTGATAATCTGCTGCCATACTGATGGCCATCCCGATTTTGCCGAATTCGGTCTGATAATCAGTGGTTGTTTTTTCAGAAACCAGCCTTTTCTGTTCGATATTTTTTTTAATAGACAAAAGAATCTGATTGGGATTTACCGGTTTTATCAGGTAATCAGAGATTTTCGAGCCTATCGCAGCGTTCATGATATCCTCCTCTTCGCTCTTTGTAATCATAATCACAGGAAGATTGGGCGCTACGCTTTTAATTTTGTCCAAAGTTTCCAAACCGCTGAGACCCGGCATCATCTCATCCAGAAAGATCAGGTCAAAATTTTTCTCTTTCACCAGGTCAACTGCATCATATCCGTTGTTTGTCGTAACCACTTCATATCCCTTCTCTTCAAGAAACAGAATATGCGGCTTTAGCAAATCGATCTCATCGTCTACCCAAAGTATCAGAGTCTTTCTCATCGTTTATAGTTCTTTTTGAAAAATATAATGTATTTACCTGCCGATTTATCATGAATCAGCGTGTTATAATTTGTCTCGGAAATCACGAAAGCCTGTGAAAACATCTGGTTTACATCCTTGTAAAGGTTAGTATTCTGAGAAAGCTGATCGAAATATTGTAAACATTTCTCTCCATCATCAAAACTTTTTACCGTTATCAGGATACTATTTCTATCCAGGTTATCCGTGCTCACCGTATAATTCTCGTTACTAAATTTATCCAGGTTAAAATTAATCAGATTGAATGTCAGCTGATTAGAATTAGCGTCTCTGTTAATCACTATACCCAAATAATGTTTTTCCTTCAGATTAAATTTATAAATTTCCTCTGCCACTTTTTTATCCTCTTCTTCCTTAATCACAGGGAACTGGTTGTCCAGATAATACAAGGTTTTTTCAGCGCTGGTCCTTACAGAAGAATCTTTAGCCGAAGAAGCCAAACTGTTTAATGAAGCCCGGAATGTTTTCATATCGCTAGTTTTCTGAAGAGACAGGGCTTTCAGGAACCTGAATTTATCAATAAGGGGATGATCCTTAAATCTGGCTTCTGCCTGCTCAGCATGGGCAATTACCCCGGGATATTGTTCTTTTTGATACAAATCGTAGGTTTCCTGATAAAATTTATCCACTTCGTTTTCCTTAGCCTCAATTTCTTTTAAATAATTTGGATTGGTAATCAGGTGGGCATATTTACTATCGCCAAATTGAGTAATGATCAAGTTTTTATAGAGATCAGCCTTTGCAGGGTTATTGGCCGATTTATATAAACTATAAAGTTTATAATAGGTCGGAAGAGCCAGGTCACTTTTGGGGAAACGCCTGACCAGGTCTTCATAAGCCTTTGCAGCCTGTCCGGTGTCATCTAGCTCATCCCTGTAAATATCGCCCACAGCATATAAAGCATACAGAATTTTGTTATTTGAAAGGGCCATCATCGAATCTGTGAGGGGAATATTCTGAAGATAAAAGTCCCTGCTGGTATTACTTAAAACTTTCTTTTTGGCCGCCTTCATTACAGCATTTTGTGTCACAGCTTTATCCAACGTTTCTTCGTTGCCTTCTTCAGGTGAAATGGAGGCAATGCTTTTATTTTTTCTTCTCCAGTTATCTTCAAGTTTACGCTTGCCCCAACGGTTTTGGAACTCCGACATGCCCAAACCCAGGGCCGTAGGGCTGTAAAAATACCATTTACCCGCCAAGGATTTGGTGGTTTGCGAATTGTTTATGTTTTGCATATCTTCATACATTGCCTGCCGCCGTGTATTTTCCTCATCCTGCTTTTTCTGCTCATCGACCCTTACTTTATTAATTTCCCTGTCAATCAATGCGAGGCGTTCGGATTCGCTCATTTTGGCCACTTTCTGCAGGCTGTCTTCCAATTGCACGGTATGTACATCAGTAGCAAGGCGGGTAAGGCATTTGGCACGGGTTACAATTTTATTATAATCAGGATAAGCAGTATTTAAGAACAT is a window from the Bacteroidota bacterium genome containing:
- a CDS encoding tetratricopeptide repeat protein — protein: MATRAYHSINTKYNVLFNGSESYKKGVKKIEQSNIDDFSRILPVFVYPDEKTAGTITSDMDRTTAKSSKAITLHSIKAKPQYKQKILTQRQKEFLNKKEYNWFIDDCYLYIGEAHFYKREFPAAYETFSFVSKNFPEKKSHFEAEIWLARTCNETGDYRESEKALLNLTGISSLPKSLNAELNSSLADLYLKQKQYANAIPYLQKALKKTYRKQKKIRYTYILAQLYQITGDPEKAFAYFGKVIKMNPPYEMTFNAKINRAVNFENGKTDSREVRSQLKKMLKDEKNREFQDQVYYALANIDFKENKLDDAIANYKKSVTISVSNNNQKAVSCLSLADIYYGRLNYLPAAAYYDSAVMFLNTAYPDYNKIVTRAKCLTRLATDVHTVQLEDSLQKVAKMSESERLALIDREINKVRVDEQKKQDEENTRRQAMYEDMQNINNSQTTKSLAGKWYFYSPTALGLGMSEFQNRWGKRKLEDNWRRKNKSIASISPEEGNEETLDKAVTQNAVMKAAKKKVLSNTSRDFYLQNIPLTDSMMALSNNKILYALYAVGDIYRDELDDTGQAAKAYEDLVRRFPKSDLALPTYYKLYSLYKSANNPAKADLYKNLIITQFGDSKYAHLITNPNYLKEIEAKENEVDKFYQETYDLYQKEQYPGVIAHAEQAEARFKDHPLIDKFRFLKALSLQKTSDMKTFRASLNSLASSAKDSSVRTSAEKTLYYLDNQFPVIKEEEDKKVAEEIYKFNLKEKHYLGIVINRDANSNQLTFNLINFNLDKFSNENYTVSTDNLDRNSILITVKSFDDGEKCLQYFDQLSQNTNLYKDVNQMFSQAFVISETNYNTLIHDKSAGKYIIFFKKNYKR